From the Leptotrichia sp. oral taxon 221 genome, one window contains:
- a CDS encoding diacylglycerol kinase family protein, translating into MRKKLRKALLVYNPKSGNSNLILNNFDLITTKLLEKGIILTLYSISRNYDRLIEILKNEKYDIVILSGGDGTLSRCLTDMYNENIEFPEIAIFPTGTSNDLAKSLNLGEKIEDWINNILNKKSKFVDFGLINGNKIFLSSYAGGLFTKVSYATDKGLKKTFGKTAYYITGIDELKNIKKFDLKMLIDDNEEISEKAILYIILNGKNVGGFDELLQNANVDDGIMDILIVKNIENPLEISKILFDLFNGQLVNNENVRTLQAKKCVIEEVSEEIGVSIDGEEGKNEKVEIEFIRDKLKIFY; encoded by the coding sequence ATGAGAAAAAAATTAAGAAAAGCACTTTTAGTATATAATCCAAAATCAGGTAATTCAAATTTGATTTTAAATAATTTCGATTTAATAACGACAAAATTATTGGAAAAAGGGATAATTTTAACTTTATATAGTATAAGCAGAAATTATGATAGATTGATAGAAATTTTAAAAAATGAAAAGTATGATATTGTGATTTTATCTGGTGGAGATGGAACTTTAAGTAGATGCTTAACAGACATGTATAATGAAAATATTGAATTTCCTGAAATTGCAATTTTTCCGACAGGGACATCTAACGATTTGGCAAAGTCTTTGAATTTAGGAGAAAAAATTGAAGATTGGATAAATAATATTTTAAACAAAAAGTCAAAATTTGTTGATTTTGGATTGATAAATGGGAATAAAATATTTTTATCTTCATATGCTGGTGGACTTTTTACAAAGGTTTCATATGCGACAGATAAGGGATTGAAGAAAACTTTTGGAAAAACAGCGTATTACATAACGGGTATTGATGAATTGAAAAACATAAAAAAATTTGATTTAAAAATGCTAATAGACGACAATGAAGAGATTTCAGAAAAAGCAATTTTATATATAATTTTAAATGGAAAAAATGTTGGAGGATTTGATGAGTTACTTCAAAATGCAAATGTTGATGATGGGATTATGGATATTCTAATTGTAAAAAATATAGAAAATCCTTTAGAAATTTCAAAAATTTTGTTTGATTTATTTAATGGACAGCTTGTTAATAATGAAAATGTGCGAACTTTACAAGCGAAAAAATGCGTAATTGAGGAAGTTTCTGAGGAAATTGGAGTTAGTATTGACGGTGAAGAGGGGAAAAATGAAAAAGTTGAGATAGAATTTATAAGAGATAAATTAAAAATTTTTTATTAA